The Maridesulfovibrio ferrireducens genome window below encodes:
- a CDS encoding glycosyltransferase family 2 protein has translation MNRITGLVLTYNGERLLDEALASLSFCSELLIIDSGSSDSTLGIAKKHNARIVHNDWSGAIEQHRFAVTQITTPWVVTIDQDEIISPELAKNIIKKLNNPEDVDGFYCARKSWYFNRFILHSGWYPDKLFRIYRPEGITIGGIRPHEELRPKTKAGNIAGDIIHYPYENFNQHLEKINYYTQDAAEDLYSRGKRGSLAGAVGHGIGKFFKQYLLKMGFLDGRAGFIIAVHGFFYTFQKYIRLTELELKDKK, from the coding sequence ATGAACCGCATTACAGGATTAGTCCTGACTTATAATGGAGAACGGCTGTTAGATGAAGCTCTAGCAAGCCTTTCTTTTTGTTCTGAACTACTGATTATTGATTCAGGCTCCTCAGACTCCACGCTGGGAATTGCCAAAAAACATAATGCCCGCATCGTTCACAATGACTGGAGCGGAGCAATTGAACAGCATCGATTCGCGGTCACTCAAATCACAACTCCGTGGGTCGTGACCATTGATCAGGATGAAATAATTTCCCCGGAACTTGCAAAAAACATAATTAAAAAACTTAATAATCCCGAAGATGTAGACGGTTTTTACTGTGCACGAAAATCATGGTACTTTAACAGATTCATTCTCCACAGCGGCTGGTATCCCGACAAACTTTTCCGCATATACAGACCGGAAGGAATCACCATCGGAGGCATCAGACCGCATGAGGAACTTCGCCCTAAAACAAAGGCGGGAAATATTGCGGGAGATATAATTCATTACCCATATGAAAACTTCAACCAGCACCTTGAGAAAATAAACTACTATACTCAGGACGCAGCTGAAGACCTTTACTCCCGGGGTAAACGAGGATCTTTAGCCGGAGCTGTAGGACATGGGATCGGTAAATTTTTCAAGCAATACCTGCTTAAAATGGGATTTCTGGATGGCCGCGCAGGATTTATTATTGCTGTTCACGGCTTCTTTTACACCTTTCAAAAATATATCCGGCTGACCGAACTGGAACTGAAGGATAAGAAATGA
- a CDS encoding FdtA/QdtA family cupin domain-containing protein has product MINEDKPHIIDLPKIEDNRGNLTFIENSRHIPFDIKRVYYLYDVPGGESRGGHAHKELRQYIIAASGSFDVVLDDGKNKTTFSLNRSYYGLYIPKMTWRELENFSSGSVCLVLASEYYDPTDYYYTYEDFLKAVNERESN; this is encoded by the coding sequence ATGATAAATGAAGACAAACCCCACATTATAGATCTTCCCAAAATAGAAGATAACCGTGGCAACCTGACTTTCATTGAAAACAGCCGACATATTCCCTTTGATATCAAAAGGGTGTACTATTTATATGATGTTCCGGGTGGTGAGTCCCGGGGCGGGCATGCTCATAAAGAGTTAAGGCAATATATCATTGCAGCATCAGGCAGCTTCGATGTTGTCCTTGATGACGGAAAAAACAAAACGACATTTTCGCTAAATCGTTCCTACTACGGGTTGTATATTCCCAAAATGACATGGCGCGAACTTGAAAATTTTTCATCAGGATCCGTTTGTCTGGTTCTGGCCTCGGAATACTATGACCCTACTGACTATTACTACACTTACGAAGACTTCTTAAAGGCGGTGAACGAACGTGAATCAAATTAA
- a CDS encoding DegT/DnrJ/EryC1/StrS aminotransferase family protein translates to MNQIKFLDVGWTYTTLAAKMDAAAKRVLESGWYVLGAEVKAFEEEFAHYTGAKHCIGTGNGLDALELTLRAAGVGVGDDVLVPSNTFIATWLAVTRTGANIIPVEPIEATYNMNPENLEQALTPNTKAIIPVHVYGQPADMDPIMAFAEEHSLFVVTDAAQAHGSFYKGRMSGTLGHAAAFSFYPGKNLGAFGDGGAITTTDATIAKKISSIGNYGSSEKYVHESLGFNSRLDEIQAAFLRVKLDVLDDWNWRRRNIADIYLQGLKDTPLILPVVAEWAQPVWHLFVVRCEGREGLISHLRENGIHTGIHYPTPPHKQGAYKHMAHLSLPISEAIHREVVSLPIGPHMTAEQAERVVNSINEFYH, encoded by the coding sequence GTGAATCAAATTAAATTTCTTGATGTCGGCTGGACCTACACAACTCTTGCAGCCAAAATGGATGCTGCAGCCAAACGGGTTCTTGAATCAGGATGGTATGTATTAGGTGCTGAAGTAAAAGCTTTTGAGGAAGAATTTGCGCACTATACCGGAGCCAAGCACTGCATTGGTACCGGAAATGGTTTGGACGCGCTGGAACTAACACTCAGAGCGGCAGGAGTGGGAGTCGGAGACGATGTTCTTGTTCCCTCAAACACATTTATTGCCACATGGCTCGCAGTTACCCGCACCGGGGCAAATATTATTCCGGTGGAACCTATTGAAGCCACTTATAATATGAACCCTGAAAATCTTGAGCAGGCTTTAACTCCCAACACAAAAGCCATCATCCCTGTCCATGTCTACGGGCAACCCGCAGACATGGACCCCATCATGGCTTTTGCTGAAGAGCATTCTCTTTTTGTTGTAACAGACGCCGCGCAAGCCCACGGCTCATTCTACAAAGGCAGAATGAGTGGAACTCTCGGCCATGCCGCGGCTTTCAGCTTCTACCCGGGCAAAAATCTCGGAGCATTCGGTGACGGCGGTGCCATTACAACCACGGACGCAACCATTGCTAAAAAAATAAGTTCAATCGGGAACTACGGTTCATCTGAAAAATACGTACACGAATCTCTTGGATTCAACAGCCGGTTAGATGAGATACAGGCTGCTTTTCTGCGCGTTAAACTTGATGTCCTCGACGACTGGAACTGGCGCAGAAGAAATATTGCAGATATTTATTTGCAGGGACTAAAAGACACCCCGTTGATTCTACCCGTTGTTGCAGAATGGGCACAACCGGTATGGCATCTTTTTGTCGTACGCTGTGAAGGTAGAGAAGGACTAATCTCACACCTTAGAGAGAATGGTATTCATACAGGAATTCACTACCCAACTCCGCCACACAAACAAGGTGCATACAAGCACATGGCACACTTATCCTTACCGATCAGTGAAGCTATCCATCGCGAAGTTGTATCATTGCCCATCGGACCGCACATGACCGCCGAACAAGCGGAGCGTGTCGTAAACTCTATTAATGAATTCTACCACTAG
- a CDS encoding class I SAM-dependent methyltransferase, translated as MILNNILSYAKCVLLEVLESGSIAIDATVGNGYDTVFLAQQVGREGRIYGFDVQEDAIEQTREKLNEECLPKNWKLFHTGHENMLDVIPAKYHGKVSVVVFNLGFLPGSDKSVVTKAETTLKALESSLKMLAVGGLVCIAIYAGHPGGEEEDVAVREFCSTLDYHSVRVIQSEMTNKPGFPIRLLFLAKLK; from the coding sequence ATGATTCTTAATAATATTCTATCCTACGCAAAATGCGTTCTTCTTGAAGTGCTCGAATCTGGCTCTATCGCTATTGATGCCACTGTCGGGAATGGGTATGACACAGTTTTTCTTGCTCAGCAGGTGGGACGCGAGGGGCGCATTTACGGTTTTGATGTGCAGGAAGACGCTATTGAGCAGACTCGTGAGAAGCTTAATGAGGAATGCCTGCCTAAGAATTGGAAGTTATTTCATACCGGGCATGAAAATATGCTGGATGTTATTCCTGCAAAATATCACGGTAAGGTCAGCGTTGTAGTCTTTAATCTCGGTTTTCTTCCTGGTAGTGACAAGAGTGTTGTTACTAAAGCAGAGACGACTTTAAAGGCTCTTGAATCTTCTCTGAAGATGCTTGCTGTCGGTGGGCTTGTTTGTATCGCTATTTATGCCGGACATCCCGGTGGTGAAGAAGAGGATGTTGCGGTCCGGGAATTTTGCAGCACTCTTGATTATCATTCAGTGCGGGTAATTCAGAGCGAAATGACGAATAAACCCGGATTTCCTATCAGGTTGCTGTTCTTGGCAAAGCTTAAGTAG
- the gspM gene encoding type II secretion system protein GspM gives MELERFFIWQDWPAEKQKLFFAALVAALAFVFFMIWSGLHESQLSAGRIVLQSKLQYSKTVPLVEQLKAGEASRGALIDREPMTAAQQVARDLGLDNRLTSIRPLQAGSSSGEGVQVVLEALNLPEVVSLMRDFNVRGGLKVTSFTINHRLDSPDLADVQIILVR, from the coding sequence ATGGAACTGGAAAGATTTTTTATCTGGCAGGATTGGCCTGCTGAAAAGCAAAAGTTATTCTTCGCTGCTCTTGTTGCGGCGTTGGCCTTTGTGTTTTTTATGATCTGGTCCGGTTTGCATGAAAGTCAGTTAAGCGCAGGGCGGATAGTTCTTCAAAGTAAGCTGCAATATAGTAAAACGGTTCCACTTGTTGAGCAGCTTAAAGCTGGAGAAGCTTCACGTGGAGCTCTTATCGACCGTGAACCGATGACCGCCGCTCAGCAGGTTGCCCGGGACTTGGGGCTTGATAACAGGTTGACTTCTATCAGGCCTCTTCAAGCTGGAAGTAGCTCCGGTGAAGGCGTACAGGTTGTTCTTGAAGCTTTGAACCTGCCTGAAGTTGTTTCTCTCATGCGGGATTTTAATGTCCGCGGTGGTTTGAAAGTTACTTCGTTTACAATTAATCACAGGCTGGACTCGCCGGATTTGGCAGATGTACAGATTATTCTTGTCAGGTAG
- a CDS encoding general secretion pathway protein GspK, translating into MPLNKSNENSKGVVLVLVLVIFMALSGLTLMTIEVSSRGAVEASRMRGEYEAHFVAEEILYLVYQRLRDDKTPFSDSSKESWVGAWESDGASYVITPCNSKINLNELSKVSDPKKILTIMKRILPSGVDVNRLLGSLGNWVGKSVNSVLIKMDRFYYASQSPSYAPSNDELKTPEEVMLVSGWREFDPTWIGDTFTVWGDEKLNINFVSRETLLAYFPKLGQNVDKIIHWRDTRGFTDLSQVLSVAGIQADSNLYRDMLNYLTVRSSYFEVLVTSEVVGCKVVKRYILSRSENFQDQLPKLIFQNDVSVTFTDNR; encoded by the coding sequence ATGCCTTTGAATAAAAGTAACGAGAACTCAAAAGGGGTTGTGCTGGTACTCGTGCTGGTTATTTTTATGGCTCTTTCAGGACTCACTTTGATGACCATCGAGGTTAGTTCTCGTGGAGCTGTGGAAGCATCCCGGATGCGTGGTGAGTATGAAGCTCATTTTGTTGCGGAAGAGATATTGTATCTTGTTTATCAGCGTCTTCGAGATGACAAAACTCCTTTTTCAGATTCCTCCAAAGAGTCATGGGTCGGAGCATGGGAGTCAGATGGTGCTTCTTATGTTATAACTCCTTGTAATTCAAAAATTAATCTTAACGAACTTTCAAAAGTTTCGGACCCCAAAAAGATTCTTACCATTATGAAAAGAATCCTTCCAAGCGGGGTTGATGTTAATAGATTACTGGGAAGTTTGGGCAATTGGGTAGGTAAAAGCGTAAATTCTGTGCTCATAAAGATGGACAGGTTTTATTATGCTTCCCAGTCTCCTTCATATGCTCCATCAAATGATGAACTTAAAACTCCTGAAGAAGTGATGCTTGTCAGTGGCTGGCGAGAGTTTGACCCCACATGGATTGGGGACACTTTTACGGTGTGGGGCGATGAAAAGCTTAATATAAATTTTGTTTCGCGAGAAACTTTGCTGGCCTATTTTCCGAAGCTTGGACAGAATGTTGATAAAATTATTCATTGGCGTGACACGAGAGGCTTTACGGATTTGAGTCAGGTTCTTTCTGTTGCCGGAATTCAGGCAGATTCGAATCTTTATCGCGATATGCTGAATTATCTAACTGTCAGATCTAGCTATTTTGAAGTTCTGGTTACTTCTGAGGTGGTAGGGTGTAAGGTAGTAAAAAGGTATATTCTTTCGAGGTCGGAGAATTTTCAGGATCAGCTTCCAAAACTTATTTTTCAAAATGATGTGTCGGTTACTTTTACGGATAATCGTTAA
- a CDS encoding prepilin-type N-terminal cleavage/methylation domain-containing protein — MSTPFAEMEHPDMLQSGFSLIEVLIGLMLSGLLMSMVAMVLGQSITNNEVIRSNVSLSSRMFTLRRILHRDLQNRLIDGGISVKADGFEFVSTNNYLEDGAVPVTVLWDFSGNMIRRFEQSDMLEYENSFQLMRGVTSWTLELLDGNNGSWISSAQYKSRALSSKSSIKALRLNLTFEDGQRILIVERVPYAFE, encoded by the coding sequence ATGAGTACTCCTTTTGCAGAAATGGAGCATCCCGATATGCTACAGAGCGGTTTTTCGCTTATCGAAGTTTTAATCGGTCTGATGCTTTCAGGGTTGCTGATGAGCATGGTGGCGATGGTTCTTGGTCAGTCCATTACTAATAATGAAGTTATACGCTCTAATGTCAGTCTTTCTTCTCGCATGTTCACTCTTAGGCGTATTCTGCATCGCGATTTGCAGAATAGGCTGATAGACGGAGGGATAAGTGTAAAGGCTGACGGTTTTGAATTTGTTTCTACAAATAATTATCTTGAAGATGGAGCTGTTCCGGTAACCGTTTTATGGGATTTTTCCGGGAACATGATTCGTAGATTTGAACAGTCTGACATGCTTGAATATGAAAATTCATTTCAACTGATGCGCGGTGTAACTTCTTGGACTTTGGAATTATTAGATGGAAATAATGGTTCATGGATTTCTTCAGCTCAGTACAAGTCGAGGGCTTTAAGTTCAAAATCTTCAATAAAAGCTTTAAGATTAAATTTGACGTTTGAAGATGGTCAGCGCATTTTGATTGTTGAAAGGGTTCCCTATGCCTTTGAATAA
- a CDS encoding type II secretion system protein has translation MPDKNGFSLIEIIVALTIAATLSITFLGVQRQSALMAQISKDSWNVLNLSQDILAHKYPEGLAVVSSGWIPWPGPPEGHFRVGLETISSIGVGNYLIETQSGDYTMGWKVYRVSHRNQNNR, from the coding sequence TTGCCGGATAAAAATGGTTTTTCACTCATAGAGATTATAGTGGCTTTGACTATTGCTGCAACTCTTTCCATTACATTTCTAGGGGTGCAGCGGCAAAGCGCTTTGATGGCTCAAATTTCTAAAGATTCATGGAATGTATTGAATCTTTCTCAGGATATTCTCGCCCATAAGTACCCCGAAGGTCTTGCAGTGGTTTCTTCAGGATGGATTCCATGGCCCGGTCCTCCTGAGGGGCATTTTAGAGTAGGACTTGAAACAATTTCCTCCATAGGTGTCGGTAATTATTTAATAGAGACCCAAAGTGGAGACTATACTATGGGCTGGAAAGTCTACCGGGTTTCTCACAGGAATCAGAACAATCGATGA
- a CDS encoding Tfp pilus assembly protein FimT/FimU translates to MPKHSKRNRLSGFTFIELLIVLIIVGIGWFTLMPNLDLAGNGEEDTLNLVNAFVYKARTDAVETDSRQTLYIDFENGILRWKEEETALPGKVVSGHLNEEPLGGEGVDFSIYPEGFSDEVRLVFTDGVTLVLDPLSVRFLEM, encoded by the coding sequence ATGCCTAAGCATTCAAAGCGAAACCGTTTGAGCGGGTTTACATTTATTGAATTGCTGATTGTACTTATTATTGTGGGCATAGGCTGGTTTACGCTTATGCCCAATCTTGATCTTGCGGGCAACGGGGAAGAGGATACTCTGAACCTTGTTAATGCTTTTGTTTATAAAGCACGTACCGATGCTGTTGAAACTGATTCCAGACAGACCCTTTATATCGATTTTGAAAACGGTATTTTGAGATGGAAGGAAGAAGAGACTGCCCTTCCCGGCAAAGTCGTCAGCGGGCATCTGAATGAAGAACCACTCGGCGGAGAAGGTGTTGATTTTTCCATTTATCCGGAAGGATTCAGTGACGAGGTCAGGCTTGTTTTTACAGATGGCGTGACTTTAGTTCTGGATCCTTTGTCTGTAAGGTTTTTGGAGATGTAA
- the gspG gene encoding type II secretion system major pseudopilin GspG: MEERKIRILDRRKNQRGFSLIELMIVIVILGLLASMLVPKIMDRPNEARVTKAKMDMKALDSALKLYKLDTGRYPSTDQGLKALITKPDTRPIPRNYRKGGYLDSTTAPVDPWGYEYIYRSPGEDDRDYEIISLGADGMEGGEDFDADINSWE; encoded by the coding sequence ATGGAAGAAAGAAAAATTCGTATTTTAGATCGCAGGAAAAATCAGCGTGGATTCAGTCTTATCGAGCTGATGATTGTTATCGTAATTTTAGGTCTTTTGGCGTCGATGCTTGTGCCTAAAATTATGGACAGGCCGAATGAGGCAAGAGTGACTAAAGCCAAGATGGATATGAAAGCTCTGGATTCAGCATTGAAGCTTTATAAGCTTGATACAGGCAGATATCCTTCCACTGACCAAGGGCTTAAAGCTCTGATAACTAAACCTGATACCCGTCCGATTCCCCGTAATTATCGTAAAGGCGGCTATCTTGATTCTACCACAGCTCCTGTTGATCCTTGGGGATATGAATATATTTACAGAAGTCCGGGTGAGGATGATCGTGATTACGAAATTATTTCGCTTGGAGCTGACGGAATGGAAGGCGGCGAAGACTTTGACGCAGATATTAATAGCTGGGAATAA
- a CDS encoding WD40 repeat domain-containing protein, translating to MKKKSALFLIMSFMFLFSGCFGSGRPSSAIDEPSLISDDSLDVAHLVGNRPASLAELVQYSASQQYSSLDSIYNRPPEGMTGNYFVQLSEGNEVVLLSENVTFLVQKENVLAEGFKNGLIRIYGGPGCPSVQTSSEPVNEISWFPGSAVLAATSGNNSFVEVFKVDSCSRVLVADVNSTVDKFAISPKGSWLAIVDKARRLWVGPASGPFNQIYRFMREPLMLSFSDEEGILMAVDVIGELNMWSPLKGVQIFSNKIKGGPFSSVKADGPYLDMITEAGDRFRWDVGQRTRSAYNESENSFYLKNGVVSYRSPRKRLSRKVFFRPVSIEVSRSPSAKAFRVNDIDGEIRYYSSVTGEPLEGIQDLADWKKVSVGRNFSFSERGRSFVLAEPIAQREFQRLYCRFIPSKGYFLWWDKVARPDDYFRSRGMVPRREGISEQSPLKWEPLEVGKIDIRDIH from the coding sequence ATGAAAAAAAAATCTGCGCTGTTTTTAATAATGTCTTTCATGTTTCTTTTTTCGGGGTGCTTCGGTTCAGGAAGACCGTCTTCGGCGATTGATGAACCTTCCCTCATTTCAGATGACAGCCTTGATGTTGCCCATCTTGTCGGGAACAGGCCTGCCTCTCTTGCTGAGTTGGTGCAGTACTCTGCGTCCCAGCAGTACTCTTCACTGGATAGTATTTATAACCGTCCTCCCGAAGGTATGACCGGAAATTATTTTGTCCAGCTGAGCGAAGGGAATGAAGTTGTTCTCCTTTCTGAAAATGTAACATTCCTTGTTCAAAAGGAAAATGTTCTTGCTGAAGGTTTTAAAAATGGGCTTATCAGAATTTATGGAGGCCCGGGCTGCCCTTCGGTGCAAACTTCCTCTGAGCCGGTTAATGAAATTTCATGGTTTCCAGGGTCTGCAGTTTTGGCTGCAACCTCAGGGAATAACAGCTTTGTAGAAGTGTTTAAAGTAGACAGCTGTTCACGCGTTTTAGTGGCAGATGTTAACAGTACGGTTGATAAGTTTGCTATATCCCCCAAAGGTTCATGGCTTGCTATTGTTGATAAGGCCCGCAGACTTTGGGTAGGTCCTGCATCCGGTCCTTTTAACCAGATCTACAGGTTTATGCGTGAGCCGCTTATGCTTTCCTTTTCCGATGAGGAAGGAATTTTAATGGCCGTTGATGTAATCGGCGAACTTAATATGTGGAGTCCTCTCAAAGGAGTTCAGATTTTCAGTAATAAAATAAAGGGCGGACCTTTTTCTTCTGTTAAGGCTGATGGCCCTTATCTCGATATGATAACGGAGGCGGGAGACCGGTTTCGTTGGGATGTCGGGCAGCGCACACGGTCTGCATATAATGAGAGTGAAAACAGTTTTTATTTAAAAAATGGTGTTGTGTCGTACCGTTCGCCTAGAAAACGACTTTCGAGGAAGGTTTTTTTCAGACCTGTTTCTATTGAAGTTTCCAGATCTCCTTCAGCCAAAGCTTTTCGGGTTAATGACATCGACGGTGAGATACGTTACTACTCCTCCGTTACAGGAGAACCTCTTGAAGGTATTCAGGATCTTGCAGATTGGAAGAAAGTCAGTGTAGGCAGAAATTTTTCTTTTTCGGAAAGAGGGCGTTCTTTTGTTCTTGCGGAGCCTATTGCACAGCGAGAATTTCAACGGTTGTATTGTCGGTTCATACCAAGTAAAGGGTATTTTTTATGGTGGGATAAAGTAGCAAGGCCTGATGATTATTTCAGGTCTCGCGGCATGGTCCCCCGCCGTGAGGGCATTTCGGAACAATCCCCTCTTAAGTGGGAACCTCTTGAGGTCGGTAAAATAGATATTCGGGATATTCATTAA
- a CDS encoding ATP-binding protein — MRSKKNNPESKRKNSYGKTIRNFCEKLLSPTKNGGWRLPILAVFYIFAYIFFDMMVDNPIRHYIFCIVLVVSSLYFSWRIGGRETMTYVGFFNIFFAFIFSRLLYMTGSFSSKLFLSRSFMVLYVTAIIFMFIMTKRKSPADIEKITREKSIREEQQKRRQLELMVATEKLTGDMIVQANMVKDELMVLQNSWKSQIHTIINDLPKVKERELYNQIVTPFEESIVEHLRGLENRLSFRPQLIGLDELAKLLEQNLDNDKKRFQKKLDAAFNFKGWETRVEEIFIDRYKTWEILLNLLRNSQTAMELRQIELLRKGSEEFKAYIPRLAIIADIVGKNARIRVMDTGGGVPEEGLQDLFKRAVPSTKRQGKAMGQGTLFVKFFGDNMGFDISASNTEALGSKGLEVSILIPLGTFGPAGAIPAGETA; from the coding sequence ATGAGAAGCAAAAAAAATAATCCCGAATCAAAGAGAAAAAACAGCTATGGGAAAACCATCCGCAACTTTTGCGAAAAGTTACTGAGCCCTACTAAAAATGGAGGATGGCGACTGCCTATTCTCGCTGTTTTCTATATATTTGCGTATATTTTTTTCGACATGATGGTAGACAACCCCATCCGCCACTATATTTTCTGCATAGTCTTGGTGGTTTCGAGTCTTTATTTTTCATGGCGCATCGGTGGCAGAGAAACCATGACTTACGTAGGTTTTTTTAATATCTTTTTTGCCTTTATCTTTTCGCGCCTGCTTTACATGACAGGAAGTTTTTCATCAAAATTATTTTTAAGCCGTTCTTTTATGGTACTGTACGTCACGGCGATTATTTTTATGTTTATTATGACCAAACGGAAATCTCCGGCAGACATAGAAAAAATAACCCGAGAAAAATCCATCCGGGAAGAGCAGCAAAAACGCAGACAACTGGAACTCATGGTCGCCACCGAAAAACTTACCGGAGACATGATAGTACAGGCAAACATGGTAAAAGATGAATTAATGGTACTTCAGAATTCATGGAAATCTCAAATTCATACTATAATTAATGATCTGCCCAAAGTAAAAGAACGAGAACTATATAACCAGATAGTTACTCCTTTTGAAGAAAGCATCGTGGAACATTTACGAGGACTTGAAAACAGATTATCCTTTAGACCTCAACTGATAGGACTTGATGAACTGGCAAAACTGCTGGAACAGAATCTGGATAATGACAAAAAAAGATTCCAGAAAAAACTGGATGCCGCCTTCAATTTCAAAGGCTGGGAAACAAGAGTAGAAGAAATCTTCATTGACCGTTACAAGACATGGGAAATATTGCTAAATCTTTTAAGAAACAGCCAAACTGCAATGGAACTTAGGCAGATAGAACTTCTCCGTAAAGGAAGCGAAGAGTTCAAAGCCTATATTCCGCGACTTGCTATAATAGCCGATATCGTAGGTAAAAACGCAAGAATAAGAGTAATGGATACGGGCGGCGGCGTTCCTGAAGAAGGTTTGCAGGATCTTTTTAAAAGGGCTGTCCCTTCAACAAAACGACAAGGCAAAGCTATGGGACAAGGAACTCTTTTTGTAAAATTTTTCGGAGATAACATGGGATTTGACATCTCAGCCTCAAATACTGAAGCTCTCGGTTCAAAAGGACTCGAAGTATCCATACTTATCCCCCTCGGGACATTCGGTCCCGCCGGGGCTATTCCCGCAGGAGAAACAGCATGA
- a CDS encoding response regulator — translation MSPVQEQLFFVLADDDPRLHEYTVSILREAGLLEKHESFYDPVSFLAFLKESEEEPDVILLDVHFEGSGLSGVDILPFIREEYPYIPVILLTGMDAEATDEAQSDVFTFFIPKPVTEDHLLRMLHFYLGKSRKSAEKISTLMDEMEEVKGYHQLLEQEVEELQTEQRRLESLSKGEKSDGKGFEKVSDILESLLTKSQPMPSFIADLEKLYSTQFKLFKKVIETLIRFDVQDSGTPGMNIHKVQGTQNVFSARLSRKVRLFYYSSAKTARKRLIRLDIYHDTKGMDKWIKNNYHSYAENEE, via the coding sequence ATGAGCCCGGTTCAGGAACAACTCTTCTTTGTATTGGCGGACGATGACCCACGCTTGCATGAATACACAGTTTCAATTCTTCGCGAGGCCGGACTTCTCGAAAAGCATGAATCTTTCTATGATCCGGTTTCTTTTCTGGCATTCTTAAAAGAATCCGAAGAAGAACCGGATGTAATTCTACTTGATGTGCACTTCGAAGGATCAGGATTAAGCGGAGTTGATATACTTCCCTTTATCCGTGAAGAATATCCCTATATTCCAGTTATTTTGTTGACAGGAATGGATGCAGAAGCAACAGATGAAGCTCAGTCTGATGTTTTCACTTTTTTCATCCCCAAGCCGGTTACTGAGGATCATCTCCTCAGAATGCTGCACTTTTACCTCGGCAAGAGCAGAAAAAGTGCAGAAAAAATCAGCACCCTCATGGATGAAATGGAAGAGGTCAAAGGATATCATCAACTCCTGGAGCAGGAAGTTGAAGAACTCCAGACGGAACAACGCAGGCTTGAATCTCTCTCCAAAGGTGAAAAATCCGACGGTAAAGGATTTGAAAAAGTCTCGGACATTCTTGAATCTCTGCTGACTAAAAGTCAGCCTATGCCAAGCTTTATTGCAGACCTTGAAAAGCTCTATTCAACCCAGTTCAAACTATTCAAAAAAGTTATTGAAACTCTTATCCGCTTTGATGTACAGGACTCCGGCACTCCGGGCATGAATATTCACAAAGTTCAAGGGACTCAGAACGTATTCAGTGCAAGATTGTCACGAAAAGTACGCCTTTTCTATTATAGCTCAGCCAAGACCGCCAGAAAAAGACTAATAAGATTAGATATTTACCACGACACCAAGGGGATGGACAAGTGGATTAAAAACAACTACCATTCTTACGCTGAAAATGAAGAATAG